A genomic region of Methanotorris formicicus Mc-S-70 contains the following coding sequences:
- a CDS encoding selenium metabolism-associated LysR family transcriptional regulator, translating to MDPKVSYFQTFLVASKTKSFSKAAKKLGVTQGTVSNHIAALEKFFDAQLFLRTPEGVDLTPEGKILYEHSEKILDYINNAKQQMRILHEHPEGTIRVAASTTPGEHILPSIIREYRKEFKDVDFEITITDSERCFKMLEEGSADIAAVGHLYDRNYDYVVIGKDRLVLIVPPNHPLTKKGMATLSDILKEDYIDREKGSGTREVIINALQDKGYSIMDLHVVMSLGSTSSVITAVSEGYGISIISEIAAKKAAEAGLVKIIPVEDLDLTRYLYLVKGKRPKNPSAVKSFWDFVSE from the coding sequence ATGGATCCAAAGGTAAGTTACTTCCAAACATTCCTTGTTGCTTCTAAGACAAAAAGTTTTTCAAAGGCTGCAAAGAAACTTGGGGTAACCCAAGGAACAGTCAGTAACCATATTGCTGCATTGGAGAAGTTTTTTGATGCTCAGTTGTTTTTAAGGACACCTGAAGGTGTAGACTTAACTCCAGAAGGGAAGATATTGTATGAACACTCTGAAAAGATATTGGATTATATAAACAACGCTAAGCAACAAATGAGAATCTTGCATGAGCATCCAGAAGGAACAATAAGGGTTGCAGCAAGTACAACACCTGGAGAACATATACTTCCAAGTATTATAAGGGAGTATAGGAAGGAGTTTAAGGACGTTGACTTTGAAATAACTATAACTGATTCAGAGAGATGCTTTAAGATGCTTGAAGAGGGTAGCGCAGATATTGCCGCTGTTGGGCATTTGTATGATAGGAATTATGATTATGTTGTTATAGGGAAGGACAGACTTGTTTTAATTGTTCCCCCAAACCACCCACTTACCAAGAAAGGGATGGCGACATTATCAGATATCTTAAAAGAAGATTATATAGATAGGGAAAAAGGTTCTGGTACAAGGGAGGTTATAATAAATGCCCTCCAAGATAAGGGTTATTCAATCATGGACTTGCATGTTGTTATGAGTTTGGGTAGTACTTCCTCTGTTATAACTGCTGTTTCAGAGGGTTATGGGATAAGTATCATATCAGAGATTGCTGCAAAGAAAGCCGCAGAGGCAGGATTGGTTAAAATAATTCCTGTTGAGGATTTGGATTTAACAAGATATTTATATTTAGTAAAAGGAAAGAGACCAAAGAACCCAAGTGCTGTAAAATCCTTCTGGGATTTTGTATCTGAATAA
- a CDS encoding DNA polymerase sliding clamp: MFKAVISEAKEFKKIIDAASNLLDEICFEVSEDGIKARAMDPSHVALVSMDIPKEAFEEYEADVHDIGIDLEAFKKIMNRAKAKDKLILELDEEKNKLNVIFKGTARRKFALALYDVSSSNLQVPDIEYPNEILIKAGAFVDALKDADLVNDHVALKVDDGKFIIYAKGDLNESETIFEEDSEDIISMNIGENARSTFNLEYLKDMTKAASSDDILKICIGTDMPVKIEYDIGGANLTFLLAPRIES; encoded by the coding sequence ATGTTTAAAGCAGTGATCAGTGAAGCAAAGGAGTTTAAAAAGATTATAGATGCCGCAAGCAATCTTTTGGATGAGATATGTTTTGAAGTTAGTGAGGATGGTATAAAAGCAAGGGCAATGGACCCATCACATGTTGCCTTAGTAAGTATGGACATACCAAAAGAGGCATTTGAGGAATATGAGGCAGATGTCCATGATATAGGTATTGACTTAGAGGCATTTAAAAAGATAATGAATAGGGCAAAAGCAAAAGATAAGTTAATTTTGGAGTTGGATGAGGAGAAGAACAAATTAAATGTAATATTCAAAGGAACTGCAAGAAGAAAGTTTGCCCTTGCATTGTATGATGTCTCATCATCAAACCTCCAAGTTCCAGATATTGAGTATCCAAATGAAATTTTAATTAAAGCAGGGGCATTTGTAGATGCATTGAAGGACGCTGATTTGGTAAATGACCACGTGGCTTTAAAAGTTGATGATGGAAAATTTATCATCTATGCAAAAGGGGACTTAAATGAAAGTGAAACAATATTTGAAGAGGATAGTGAGGATATTATTAGCATGAATATTGGTGAAAATGCAAGGAGTACTTTCAACCTTGAGTATCTGAAGGACATGACAAAGGCAGCATCATCAGACGATATCTTAAAAATCTGCATAGGGACAGACATGCCTGTTAAGATTGAGTATGACATTGGAGGGGCTAATTTGACCTTCCTACTCGCTCCGAGAATTGAGTCATAA
- a CDS encoding 50S ribosomal protein L44e: MKMKKKIKRYCPYCKKHTEHIVERAKKRKASELTWGQRQFRRVLRGYGGYPRPLPDNAKPTKKLDLRYKCTVCGKMHTRANGGFRVSKFELVE; the protein is encoded by the coding sequence ATGAAGATGAAAAAGAAGATAAAAAGGTACTGCCCATACTGTAAAAAACACACAGAGCACATTGTAGAGAGAGCAAAAAAGAGGAAAGCAAGTGAATTAACTTGGGGTCAAAGACAATTCAGAAGAGTTTTAAGAGGTTATGGAGGTTACCCAAGACCTTTACCAGACAACGCTAAGCCAACAAAGAAATTAGATTTAAGATACAAATGTACAGTTTGCGGTAAAATGCACACAAGAGCAAACGGTGGATTTAGAGTAAGCAAATTTGAATTAGTAGAATAG
- a CDS encoding 30S ribosomal protein S27e, whose product MDLIPTPKSKFLKVQCPECNNEQVIFGCPSTVVKCLVCGKVLAEPKASKGLIKAKILEVLG is encoded by the coding sequence ATGGACTTGATACCAACACCAAAAAGCAAATTCTTAAAAGTCCAATGTCCTGAGTGCAACAACGAGCAAGTGATATTTGGATGTCCATCAACAGTAGTAAAATGTTTAGTTTGTGGTAAAGTATTGGCAGAGCCAAAAGCATCCAAAGGATTAATTAAGGCAAAAATTTTAGAGGTATTGGGGTAA